The Capra hircus breed San Clemente chromosome 12, ASM170441v1, whole genome shotgun sequence region GGAGAAATGAGACAGGCCACCAAGCGCCACACAGGCTGAGCCGATGCCGACAAGACAGCTCAGTACAGAGcgcgcgcccccgcccccgcccccgccccgaggCAGAGGCCCCGCTGTCCGGCCCCTCCAGCAAGTGCGGGGCAGCTTGGGCCCCCACCTGGGCCCTGATCTGGGAGCCCTGGGCACCCCTCACCTGGGGCCCGTCACCACGCCTGCCTTTGCACGGACACGTCAAAGTGAGGTGTCCCAGGGCTGCCCTGCACACTCGGGGGCCGGGCTCCGTCATTTACTTTGGTGGTTTCCCCAGGGGCCTCCAGGATTTCCAGTTCTGACAGACCGCTGACTATTCTGGAAAATTTCAGCCAATTAACCAACCAATGCGGAATATCTCTGCCCAGATGTGTCCGACCTAATAACCGTTCAAAACGGCAAAATGAGCTAAAGAATGAACACCACAGCCTTTGCAGGACCTCAAGTTAAAAACAAGACATGACTCACAGACAGTTGGGAACGAGAGACAGGACCCCCGAGAGGCCTGCTAGTGAGGGCCCTTCTCGCAGGAGCACGACGCTCAGATGCGGGGTCTGCTCCAGGCAGCAGCGGAGCCCACCGCCCGGCTGAGCCGCCATCACCGCCTCATCACGCGATTCTTTTCTGACGCTACAGAGGCTGAGGAGAGTTCACCAGCACCGTCCCGTATCAGTTTAGGCAGAAAGTGCTAAGCTCCAAACTGGCGTTGTGTCAGCCTGCACAGCGCAGACCTCTCGGAGGCGGCGGGCGGATGGCACCCGCCCTCCAGCGGCTCCAGCTCAGGCCTCGAAGAGCCTGCGGAAGGCAGGCCCGACCTCGGCGACCATGTCGGAGGTGGTGGTGGCACGTCCGTGCTTCTGGAAGGCCTGCTGGCTGCACTGCCGGGTGAGGGCGCAGGCGCCGAAGGCGGCCACGAGCAGCGGGCTGGGCCTGCGGGGAGAGGTCTCAGGGGCGGCCACCGCACCCCGCGCATCCTGCCTGCCGTCCCGGGACCCACGCTGGTAAGCTCGAGTCTAAGGGCCTCCGAGGCAGCCTCCCTACAGTGAACACAGCCGGTAACCGGGATATGGACGATCCTGACAGACCAGCGTCAGGAACAGGTGCATGGGGGAAGGGTCAGGACACGGCTGTCGCCCCAGGTGACCTCACACAGCACCTGGTCAGCGTCGCGCCCGCTGTGTTCTAGGACCTGGAGGATGCTGCGGCCGGGGACACCTGCTCACTGTCGCTGAGACCCCCGGGGACACCTGCTCACTATGTCGCTGAGACCCCCAGGGACACCTGCTCACCATGTCGCTCATACCCCCCACCTCCCAGGAACACCTGCTCGCCAAGTCGCTTATAcccaaccccccctccccccaggaaCACCTGCTCGCCACACTGCTCACACCCCCCCGGGGACACCTGCTTGCCACGTCGCTGGACCCACCAGCACCGTTTGCACACACCCCACGGGTGTGCTGGTCAGGTTTGCAGTGACCCTGCAGCCTGGCACCATCACTGTGGCCAGGATGGGTGAGGAGAGCAGAGGTCTAGTTCCCAAGGGGTGGGGGTGTCCCAGCTCTCTCTACGCCATCTGGGGAGGGGGCCCCCCAGCTCAGAGCCCGAATGCCTCGTGGAGACTCATCTGTCAACGTGAGCTCCCCCCTCCTGCATGTCCACCACCACGACAGCTGTTCTGAGAGCAGGCGCCGCAGAGCCCCGAGCAGCGTCTCCCACACCAGcaggggtgggagcagggagaaCCACCCATGCCCCGGAGGCCATCCACCCAGGGGGACAGGGCTGCTTCCTGTGGCCAGACCAGTGGCAGGGATCAACCCGGCCAGCCCTGGGAGCTCTCCCCGTGACACCAGTGCTTCACCGGGAGCATCCCAGTCTGCTCCTCACTATACGTATGAGCTGCTGAAACAGGAGGAAATGAGACGGGACTTACCCGCCAGTCTTCTGGGGGCCGGTCCGGATGGCCCAGTGTGCCAGGACGCCCAGGGAGCCCGACAGGAGGTCCCCCTGCCCCCCGCACCTGCGGCCGCTGCCCTCCTGGCTGCACACTAGCACTGCGGAGGAGAGGATGCGTTGGGGgcgccccccaccctcctccccgccATCCCCACGTGGCAGCCTCCAGGCAAGCACGGCAGGAGGCCGCCCCTCAAGCAGCACCCGGGGTCTGAGGGGGTGAGCACGCCCACCCCAGGGCCCTTGTCCTCCAGGAGACTCTGAGCTGGTGGCACCCCGGCTGGGACTTTCTGCACCGTgagaagtttctttttctttgaaaatgtctgAAACAGATGTGCCTCTGACTGTGTCAGGGATCAGAGCACCTTCTAGCATCTGAAGAACCCACAGGTCTCAGGGTCCCTCGGAGAACGCTCGCTGGGTCTCCTGTCCAGCGTGTGTGCGCATGTGCGTGAGCGTGGCGTGTGAGTGCGTGCAAGTGCACACATGTGCCCAGGCCTGTGCTTCTCTGGCCCCTGGTTCCCATGACCCGGTCAGCAGCCCTGCGTGTCCAGCTGTCTGGCCACTGCCCGCTGGGCCTGGCGCCACCGGGGGGCTGTACCAGCGGGAGGGCCCTGCAGGGAGCAGAGGCGCCGCGCGCTGAGCCCGGAGCCCCGCTGAGGGCACGGGCAGGCGGCCCCCAAGGCTGTGCTTGGTGCCCGGGGGCTCCCGTGCCACCAGCTGCTCCCTGGCGTCTCCTTTCTGGGCGCTCTTGTGAACCGAACGAGCAGCAGGCACTCAGTGCCCGCGTCCGTCTGCAGTGGGGGGCCCTCCGTGGGCCGTCGCACACGGCAGGGAAGGAGCATCCGCCGCCATGCCGGGGCCAGCCCGGGCCAGCACGCCCCACCAAGACCACCTCCCTGGGCAGAACAATGACCAACAGGGCAAAGCCAGGCCTCCCGAGGCTGCGGACAAGTGGTCCTCCTGGGGCTGGTGCCCAGCGTGGCTGTGCCAACTGGCCGACATGCGGGCTGGCGTCTGCACCCACTCACCCTGCTCGCCGTCAGAGATCACGTCCTGCTCCCCCTTCTGCACCACGGTGACGTTGCCCAGGGCCTGGCTGAGTCTCAGCACCGCTCCGTGACGGTCCCCGCCCTCCAGGGGCGCCCCCAGCTAGACAGGACCAGAGACATGGGCCTCATGGGACACGGAAGAGCCTGTCTGCCCGGGGCCCAGCTCGTCTGGGGGCCTGCCTGGCACCTGCCAACAGCCAGACGAGCCAGGCCCTGAGGCCCAGACCATCCGCGCTCCAGGCGGACAGCAAGACAGCCCTCGGGGCACAAACACCGCAGGGCGCCCGCCCCGACCTGGTCCTGGCGGAGTCAGGACCCCGGCCCGTGGCAGGGAGCCTGCAGCTTTGCCCGAGTGACGCAGCTCTGAAGGATAAAGAGCAGACGCACATGGGCTAACACGTAAGGACGCTGGGTGGACAGACGCAGCTGACCCTTCAACAATTTCGGTGTGAATGGCTCGGTCCTTACATGTGGGCTTTCTTCCACAGTAACTATGATCAGCCTGGCCGAGTCCACGGAGGCAGAGCGGCAGGTGTGGAGGAAGCGCGCGGAGCGAGGGCCGGCTGGCCGACCCTCAGGCTCTCAGCGGCGTGCAGGCAGCACCTAGCCCCATGCTGTGCGGTCAGTGGTGCGGTTTGATCTCGTCCTCAAAAACCCTATGACGTGGACCCCGTCCCACCCCACCTCTCAGAGGAGGGCATGCGGGGCAGGGACGAAGCAATCGCCCGGGGGGTGCCTGGAGGCCAGGCTGACCCCTGAGTCCACCACCCAGGTTTCACCCCGTCAAGGACGCTGACCGGAGGATGCTCTGGAGCTCACACAGTCACCTGGCTGTGCCTGGCTGACTCACCACGGCCTCGGAGAGTCTGCCGAACTCCACGTGGTTGGGGGTGAGGACCGCCTTCCGGTAGCCCTGGATGAGGGCTGGCTGCTGGGCAATAAGCCAGAGCCCGTCCTGCGGACGAGGACGCGGGTCATTCAGGAGCAGCCGCGGGGGCTGCggtgaggagggggcagggcaggggccacACTCACTGCGTCGATGACCACGGGGAtgcccctggccttggatgcTTCTAGAATGCCCTGCAAGAAAGGCAGGCAGCTAAGCACTGAGCCCGTCGCCTGAGGAAAGCTGAAACAGCAGTTCCGACGGACTCCACACCAGGCCATCAACACACACACGGGACTCATAAAGCAAGTGCGAAACACAGTGAGGAGAGCCCCTCTGCAGGGCCGGCCTAAACCCTGAACACGTGAGCCACAGGACCAGCACTGGTGCTGGCTCCCAGGCCAGTCCACAGAGGCCGACCCCAAGCCAGCATCTCCAAACTCCCGACAGTTGCGGACCCTCGGGATTCAGGGTCAGAAACCTGACGCCTCAAGAAGCGCCCAGCTCTTCTGTTTTTACGCACCTCTCGTACGTCACATTTCATGAGTCTTTAAATGTGTGACCGTGACCGTCAACAGTGAACGAGGCTCGACGCGAGTGTCCTAAAGCCGACTGTGGCGATGCCTGCGAACTCCGTGAATACACTGCCAGCCCGGCAACCGCGCCCTTTAAGTGACTGGGCGCTATGCCCTGTGAAAACCTTCCTAAAATCGCCGAAAGGAAAAGCAGGAACCTGAATCCCGAAGAAACTGCCTCCCTCCCTGAGGTGGCCGCGCGGCAGGGGGTTGCTTTATTTACTGAGGTTGCTACAGGCCGTTCAGTCCATTCACTGAAAGCGTACAGTAAgcagccatcaccacaatcagtTTCAGGATGACATTCTCATCAGCCGAGAAAGGAGCCCCATACCCGTCGTGCTCAGGTGCAGACAGGCTATTGCACAGATCACACCAACAGCGAACTCACTCAGGAAAGACCTACTGAGCGTCCGTGATTGGGCAGCACCCGAGGGAGCCGAGAGGGGGCGAGCAGAGAGCACGCCCGCCTGCTAGCTGGGGCCCGGTCGGGGCCACAGACATGCCAGCAGGTCTATGCTGGCTCACTCCCAACCTCTAACTCACGCTGCAGAgtagctgttttctttttaaagataaacaCACTAAACGTTTTATTATGAATTTCTGAAAATAACAAAGAACTTGAAGCACAGCGAACCCCGCCTTTCATCCCCTTAAATTCATCCCCAACCCCTCTTGATACAGATTATGTTTTCACGTCTCtataaaaatcacttttattttagttttctggaTACAGTGTTCCTTGACTGAGCACAGCCCACGTGTCTGTAAGACGGTTCTACGAAAACATTAAGGTATTCCAGGCAGATAACATGTCAAAGTTTGCTTGCGTGCTCGCCATCTGGGTGGGTGAGGACAGGCCCTCCACACGGACCGTCTGTAAACAAGCACCCCCTGGCATCAGTCGCCGCCCTCGGCAGCTCGGTCCCTGGGGGGCCGGCAGCGAGTCTGTGGCTCCAGGACACGCGCTGAGAGGCTGCGGGAGGGGCGCCCCCAACCACACCGTGTGCGATAACTGGGCCGACCGTCGGCACCAGCATCACAGACGAGTGTCCTGGGCAGCCCTGCCCCGCCTGTGGCGGCCGCTGGCCCTGCTCAGCGACAGGCCTCAGGCTTGAGGACGCGGCATCTCTGGCCCCAACTTCCACTCCAAAGGCTGGAACGCCGAGTCGTGGAAGGGGCCCTAAGTGAGGACATTCAAGTTCTCACTGAATTCTGCCAAAGCCCACACATGCCTGCCCTTAACCTGCTCTTTACCCATCGGACGGCTCGGGAAGTACAGCCTACACACACACCTCCATCAAATGCACGCTTACACGTCCAGTGAGATCACCAGAACTCAGAAGCACCCCCTCCCCCGGGTCACGGTGACAGGGAAGCCCCCGGGCACCAGCTGTTCTGAGTCCCGCGCCAACCAGGCCCGTGCAGAGCGCTCCACAGACGTGGCTCTCTGTGACCGGGGCGCGCCGCCCTCACAGGAGCGCCAGACTGCAAGCTGAGCAGGCTGCTGGCAGCCCCAGCAGGGAGGGCACCGCGAGCATGACCCGAGCTGGGCCACTGCGAATGCTGCTTGGCCCCAACGCCGGGACCTGCATCACAGCGGGACCCGCAGAGGCCGCCCCAGCCACAGCACGAGGGCCCGCGCCCCGCAGGGAGCCCGCCCAGCAGGTCTCGCTCTACGTGCATCTCTCACACCCCTTCCTGCTCCGTCCCCAAACCCCAACTCCCCCACCACAGGACTAGCAGGAAGAGACTCCATGCGTCAGGCTTCCCGTGACCACAGCAGTAACAGACTCCACTCCACGCGTCAGGCTTCCCGCGACCAGAGCAGGCTCCCAGGAGAGGCCGCAGCTACCTTGACGTTTTCCAGCAGAGCGTCATCCCTGCCGAGGCCGGGCCCCACCACCAGGGCGTGCAGTCGGGGCAGCCACTGCTCCATTTCGTGGACGGCCTCCGGGCTGTCCCTGAACAAGAGACGTGTCGGCGGCTTATTTTTGTGTTCATTTCCTTTATTAATCCAACTACAGACTTTGGCAGATTTCCCCCAGGGTCCTTTTCCTGTCCCAGGACCTGAGCCGGGGCTCCTCCAGGACCCTCCACTCGGCTCTCCACTTGGCTGCAGGATGCCCTCCTGGCCTCCCCCACGCCCACTGCCCCCCAACTCCCAAATGCTCCGCGCTGCCTCCACACCAGGCCCtccccccacacccacacccctgtCTCCCAGTTTAAACACCATCCACCCAGCCCTTCTCCTCCGCAGGGCACCCCCAGGACCCAACAAGCGCCTCCCAGTGAGACCCCTGCCACTCCTGGGCCCCAAGGGCTTATTCTCAGCAGTGGCTGACAAGCCTTTTACAGCACCAGGCTCCAGCAGAGCCCCTGTGGCGTTCACAAGGCTGGGCGGGCACTTGCAGAAGCCATGGGCTCCATCTCATGTGAGTGACGCCAAAGCCCTTTCGACGAGGCACTCGGCCACCTGTCCAGTCGCCAGGCAGTCCTGAGCGACGACGCTGAGCGCCTCCAGCGGGAGCACCTGCGCCCTTTCCCCACTGCCCCGTGCCCATGGGCCACACTGGCTGCCGCGCCCAGTGCCACTGTCGGCCACCAGCCCACGCACAACCACACCAGCCTTGCGCACACCCCGAGTCCCCTGTCCAGGGATGCCCGTGGCCCCGCCCCACTCACAGAATGGGGTGCACGATCAGCTCCGGGCTGTAGGACTTGATCACGGGCGCGGCCTCCTGGGTGCAGAACACGTGGGACAGATCCGCGCCCTGGGGAGGGGCACAGCAGGCCGGCTCAGGCGGGACTCGCCTGACAGACACGCAGAGCGCGCAGCCCTGCCGCAACCACCCCGACCCGCAGCACAGTCCGCAGGTGCGCCGGCCGCCGCAGCTCGCCCCCCGCCAGGAAGCGGGTGAGAAGGCCCTGGCCAGTGGCAGAGCCTGAGAAAGGCCTGGAAGGAAAGGCCGACACCGCTGCCacccaagaggagcctggcgtgctgcagtccgggggtggcaaagagccggacatgactgagcgactgagcaaggGGCAGGTCAGCAGCCACCAGACGGCGTCACTGTGAGGTCTGTGGGCTGCAGGGTCCACCTCACGGTTCCCGGGCCGCCAGGCCTTCGGGATGCACGTGATCAAAACGTCTGGGCTGTGGCCACAGTGAAAAGGTGTCCACTGCTTGTGCGAGGCTTGGAAAGGCAGCCCGGGATCACTGTGGCAGGGGCACTTCTAATAAAACCTGAATTTAAGAGAAACCCCATCTGAGTTCCTCTGTGGCTACACAAAAGGTCAGGATAGCTTTAAAAGCGTCTCTCACCCGAGGTTACCTGAAACGTTATTTAGATTTCTATCAGAAAACATCTGTTGCCGTCATATTTAAAAGATCTGACACTTTCACTACAAAAATCCTAACAAAGAAGCTATAAGCAAACTTACCACTTTGAGAGCTGAGATTGCTGCAAAATAGGGGGCTCCAGTGTACCTAAGGAAATATTCACAGTCAAAAGTGAGAATGAGGCAAGCACTATCCAGATCTCAACAGAAAAATTATCTCCTAGTACATACTAGTTCAGCAAGATTTCTATCAACTGAAAAAAACTTTTTCAATTCCAGGAATAATTAATTGCAAAACATAATACCATCTACAATATCAGCAAAAATCATAAACTTTCTAGGAATTAACCTCATCAAAACACATGGTAACTGTACAGGGAAAAATTTAAAACCTGTTAAGTATAGCAGAGATGGACACTTGATGTGATGACTTAACATGATAAAGACGACACTTCTCTCTAAACTAATAGAGACATAGAAAGCCCTGGAGTTACCAGAAATGCCCACAGGAACACCAACTGAACAAGACGGGTTCTGTTGGCAAGGAGGATGGG contains the following coding sequences:
- the NAXD gene encoding ATP-dependent (S)-NAD(P)H-hydrate dehydratase isoform X1, which gives rise to MAVRAGAAAAGAAVVAVLSAALALYGPPLDAALRAFSLHKAHSAKDMENTLQLVRNVVPPLTTKKHKGQDGRIGVVGGCREYTGAPYFAAISALKVGADLSHVFCTQEAAPVIKSYSPELIVHPILDSPEAVHEMEQWLPRLHALVVGPGLGRDDALLENVKGILEASKARGIPVVIDADGLWLIAQQPALIQGYRKAVLTPNHVEFGRLSEAVLGAPLEGGDRHGAVLRLSQALGNVTVVQKGEQDVISDGEQVLVCSQEGSGRRCGGQGDLLSGSLGVLAHWAIRTGPQKTGGEAASEALRLELTSVGPGTAGRMRGVRWPPLRPLPAGPARCSWPPSAPAPSPGSAASRPSRSTDVPPPPPTWSPRSGLPSAGSSRPELEPLEGGCHPPAASERSALCRLTQRQFGA
- the NAXD gene encoding ATP-dependent (S)-NAD(P)H-hydrate dehydratase isoform X2; protein product: MAVGPGCRAVRGCRPALRAFSLHKAHSAKDMENTLQLVRNVVPPLTTKKHKGQDGRIGVVGGCREYTGAPYFAAISALKVGADLSHVFCTQEAAPVIKSYSPELIVHPILDSPEAVHEMEQWLPRLHALVVGPGLGRDDALLENVKGILEASKARGIPVVIDADGLWLIAQQPALIQGYRKAVLTPNHVEFGRLSEAVLGAPLEGGDRHGAVLRLSQALGNVTVVQKGEQDVISDGEQVLVCSQEGSGRRCGGQGDLLSGSLGVLAHWAIRTGPQKTGGEAASEALRLELTSVGPGTAGRMRGVRWPPLRPLPAGPARCSWPPSAPAPSPGSAASRPSRSTDVPPPPPTWSPRSGLPSAGSSRPELEPLEGGCHPPAASERSALCRLTQRQFGA
- the NAXD gene encoding ATP-dependent (S)-NAD(P)H-hydrate dehydratase isoform X4, encoding MAVGPGCRAVRGCRPALRAFSLHKAHSAKDMENTLQLVRNVVPPLTTKKHKGQDGRIGVVGGCREYTGAPYFAAISALKVGADLSHVFCTQEAAPVIKSYSPELIVHPILDSPEAVHEMEQWLPRLHALVVGPGLGRDDALLENVKGILEASKARGIPVVIDADGLWLIAQQPALIQGYRKAVLTPNHVEFGRLSEAVLGAPLEGGDRHGAVLRLSQALGNVTVVQKGEQDVISDGEQVLVCSQEGSGRRCGGQGDLLSGSLGVLAHWAIRTGPQKTGGPSPLLVAAFGACALTRQCSQQAFQKHGRATTTSDMVAEVGPAFRRLFEA
- the NAXD gene encoding ATP-dependent (S)-NAD(P)H-hydrate dehydratase isoform X3 — encoded protein: MAVRAGAAAAGAAVVAVLSAALALYGPPLDAALRAFSLHKAHSAKDMENTLQLVRNVVPPLTTKKHKGQDGRIGVVGGCREYTGAPYFAAISALKVGADLSHVFCTQEAAPVIKSYSPELIVHPILDSPEAVHEMEQWLPRLHALVVGPGLGRDDALLENVKGILEASKARGIPVVIDADGLWLIAQQPALIQGYRKAVLTPNHVEFGRLSEAVLGAPLEGGDRHGAVLRLSQALGNVTVVQKGEQDVISDGEQVLVCSQEGSGRRCGGQGDLLSGSLGVLAHWAIRTGPQKTGGPSPLLVAAFGACALTRQCSQQAFQKHGRATTTSDMVAEVGPAFRRLFEA